One stretch of Variovorax sp. TBS-050B DNA includes these proteins:
- the pyrC gene encoding dihydroorotase, whose product MTDTLTITRPDDWHLHVRDGAALEAVVPHSARQFGRALIMPNLRPPVTTAAQAVAYRDRIRAALPAGSSFEPVMSLYLTDRLPPEEIALAAEAGVRALKLYPAGATTNSDAGVTDIRHTYKTLEAMQKHGLLLLVHGEVTDPAVDLFDREAVFIDRVMIPLRRDFPELKVVFEHLTTKEGAQYVRDAGRFTAATITAHHLLYNRNAIFTGGIRPHYYCLPVLKRETHRVALVEAATSGSDRFFLGTDSAPHPAHLKEHALGCAGCYTALTAIELYAEAFDNAGALDKLEGFASFHGADFYGLPRNSGTVTLKREAWTVPETVPYGDATLKPLRGGETLAWRLA is encoded by the coding sequence ATGACAGACACCCTCACCATCACCCGGCCGGACGACTGGCACCTGCACGTGCGCGACGGCGCCGCCCTCGAGGCCGTGGTGCCGCACAGCGCGCGCCAGTTCGGCCGCGCGCTGATCATGCCCAACCTGCGCCCGCCCGTGACCACCGCGGCGCAGGCCGTGGCCTACCGCGACCGCATCCGCGCCGCGCTGCCCGCGGGCAGCAGCTTCGAGCCCGTGATGTCGCTCTACCTGACCGACAGGCTGCCGCCCGAGGAGATCGCGCTGGCCGCCGAGGCCGGCGTGCGCGCGCTCAAGCTCTATCCCGCCGGCGCCACCACCAACAGCGATGCGGGCGTGACCGACATCCGCCACACCTACAAGACGCTCGAGGCGATGCAGAAGCACGGTCTGCTGCTGCTGGTGCACGGCGAGGTCACCGACCCGGCCGTCGACCTGTTCGACCGCGAGGCGGTCTTCATCGACCGCGTGATGATCCCGCTCCGGCGCGACTTTCCCGAGCTCAAGGTGGTGTTCGAGCACCTCACCACGAAGGAGGGCGCCCAGTACGTGCGCGATGCCGGCCGCTTCACCGCCGCCACCATCACGGCGCACCACCTGCTCTACAACCGCAACGCCATCTTCACCGGCGGCATCCGCCCGCACTACTACTGCCTGCCGGTGCTCAAGCGCGAGACGCACCGCGTGGCGCTGGTCGAGGCCGCCACCAGCGGCAGCGACCGCTTCTTCCTCGGCACCGACAGCGCGCCGCATCCGGCGCACCTGAAGGAGCATGCGCTCGGCTGCGCCGGCTGCTACACCGCACTGACCGCGATCGAGCTCTATGCCGAAGCCTTCGACAACGCGGGCGCGCTCGACAAGCTCGAAGGCTTCGCGAGCTTCCACGGCGCCGACTTCTACGGCCTGCCGCGCAACAGCGGCACCGTCACGCTGAAGCGCGAAGCGTGGACCGTGCCCGAGACCGTGCCCTACGGCGATGCGACGCTCAAGCCGCTGCGCGGGGGCGAGACGCTGGCGTGGCGGCTCGCATGA
- a CDS encoding NYN domain-containing protein, producing MTPALRVMLLIDADNVSADVIEQAVQRTLAEYGAVHVRRAYCNAETALKQQALFKRLSVRPMVNLSAGKNSTDIALAVDAIDLAMAERPDVAVLVSSDSDFAPLVIRLREKGCRVCGLGQQGKTGEETVAVYDAFTDLRHQGAPVAPRTAPARKAAAKRAPAKADAAPAAKPAAKAPAKTTARKTAKATKAAAAKPAQARPVSEAAEFILQAVPALRSGAEVPLNDAAQALRAAGLLGKHGSSLKLFDKLPAEFAVLQHPDRIRWTGAAAP from the coding sequence ATGACGCCCGCGCTGCGCGTGATGCTGCTGATCGATGCCGACAACGTCTCGGCCGACGTGATCGAGCAGGCCGTGCAGCGCACCCTCGCCGAGTACGGCGCGGTGCATGTGCGCCGCGCCTACTGCAATGCCGAGACGGCGCTCAAGCAGCAGGCGCTCTTCAAGCGGCTGTCGGTGCGGCCGATGGTCAATCTCTCGGCCGGCAAGAACAGCACCGACATCGCGCTGGCGGTCGATGCGATCGATCTCGCGATGGCCGAGCGGCCCGACGTGGCGGTGCTGGTCTCGTCCGATTCCGATTTCGCGCCGCTGGTGATCCGCCTGCGCGAGAAGGGCTGCCGCGTGTGCGGCCTCGGCCAGCAGGGCAAGACGGGCGAGGAGACCGTGGCGGTCTACGACGCCTTCACCGACCTGCGGCACCAGGGTGCGCCGGTCGCACCGCGCACGGCGCCGGCCCGCAAGGCCGCCGCCAAGCGTGCGCCGGCCAAGGCCGATGCCGCGCCCGCCGCGAAGCCCGCGGCCAAGGCGCCCGCGAAAACGACGGCCCGCAAGACCGCCAAGGCCACCAAGGCGGCCGCAGCCAAGCCGGCGCAGGCCCGGCCGGTCTCCGAGGCGGCCGAGTTCATCCTGCAGGCCGTGCCCGCGCTGCGCAGCGGCGCCGAGGTGCCGCTCAACGACGCGGCCCAGGCACTGCGTGCGGCGGGGCTGCTCGGCAAGCACGGCAGTTCGCTCAAGCTGTTCGACAAGCTGCCCGCGGAGTTCGCGGTGCTGCAGCATCCCGACCGCATCCGCTGGACCGGGGCCGCCGCGCCTTGA
- the htpX gene encoding protease HtpX: MKRILLFVLTNVLVVAVLGIVASLLGVNRFLTANGLNLTALLGFALVMGFGGAIISLLISKPMAKWTTGLHMIDNPQTPDEAWIVGTVRKFADKAGIGMPEVGIFEGEPNAFATGAFKNSSLVAVSTGLLQNMTREEVEAVIGHEVAHIANGDMVTMTLIQGVMNTFVVFLSRVIGYAVDSFLRRGDDRSSGPGIGYYVSTIVLDIVLGFAAAMVVAWFSRQREFRADAGSAALMGNRQPMVNALARLGGLPAGELPKAVEAMGITGSIGKLFATHPPIEERIAALQNAR, translated from the coding sequence TTGAAACGTATCCTTCTGTTCGTTCTGACCAACGTGCTGGTCGTCGCGGTGCTCGGCATCGTCGCCAGCCTGCTCGGCGTCAACCGCTTCCTGACCGCCAACGGGCTGAACCTCACGGCGCTGCTCGGCTTCGCGCTGGTCATGGGCTTCGGCGGCGCGATCATCTCGCTCCTGATCAGCAAGCCGATGGCGAAGTGGACGACCGGCCTGCACATGATCGACAACCCCCAGACGCCCGACGAGGCCTGGATCGTCGGCACGGTGCGCAAGTTCGCCGACAAGGCCGGCATCGGCATGCCCGAGGTCGGCATCTTCGAGGGCGAGCCCAATGCCTTCGCGACCGGCGCGTTCAAGAACTCGTCGCTGGTGGCGGTCTCCACGGGCCTGCTGCAGAACATGACGCGCGAGGAGGTCGAGGCCGTGATCGGCCACGAGGTGGCGCACATCGCCAACGGCGACATGGTCACGATGACGCTGATCCAGGGCGTGATGAACACCTTCGTCGTGTTCCTCTCGCGCGTGATCGGCTATGCGGTTGACAGCTTCCTGCGCCGCGGCGACGACCGCTCCTCGGGCCCGGGCATCGGCTACTACGTGAGCACCATCGTGCTCGACATCGTGCTGGGCTTCGCGGCCGCGATGGTGGTGGCCTGGTTCTCGCGCCAGCGCGAATTCCGCGCCGACGCCGGATCGGCCGCGCTGATGGGCAACCGCCAGCCGATGGTCAATGCGCTCGCGCGCCTCGGCGGCCTGCCGGCCGGCGAGCTGCCCAAGGCCGTCGAGGCCATGGGCATCACGGGCAGCATCGGCAAGCTGTTCGCCACGCACCCGCCGATCGAGGAGCGCATCGCGGCGCTGCAGAACGCGCGCTGA
- a CDS encoding ProQ/FINO family protein yields the protein MTDASTTDSKTNARKPRGPRPDLATQLQQQLRGGAETAEAGDTAGDAAAERAPRGDGQAQQRNNPRRRPQKPQRGPGGQGGGPRAPEGAAKAQQQQQQPSQPERPQRKVNPVLERLFELHPKLFGARFLPLKLGVYEDLLARHPDVFKAEELKIAMGQHARSTRYLEAVAAGHQRHDLDGNPVEPVAPEHVHHAILELHRRRSQRTGEDLRPQLVTRIARAIEASGLDREAYAVLVRSRDEKANAVVDEALAELAAQAAKREALLRAFEASGRSEQEFADMYGMKPGEVTRTLQRARKEREAAAAPAAAPEAPAPAAEDAAQ from the coding sequence ATGACCGACGCCTCCACCACCGACTCGAAGACGAATGCGCGCAAGCCGCGCGGACCCCGCCCCGACCTCGCCACGCAGTTGCAGCAGCAGCTGCGCGGCGGCGCCGAGACCGCGGAGGCCGGCGACACGGCAGGCGATGCCGCGGCCGAACGCGCGCCGCGCGGCGACGGCCAGGCGCAGCAGCGCAACAACCCGCGCCGCCGGCCGCAGAAGCCTCAGCGTGGCCCGGGCGGCCAGGGCGGCGGCCCGCGCGCGCCCGAGGGCGCAGCGAAGGCGCAGCAGCAGCAACAACAGCCGTCGCAGCCCGAGCGCCCGCAGCGCAAGGTCAACCCGGTGCTCGAACGCCTGTTCGAGCTGCATCCGAAGCTGTTCGGCGCGCGCTTCCTGCCGCTCAAGCTCGGCGTCTACGAGGACCTGCTCGCGCGCCATCCCGATGTCTTCAAGGCCGAGGAGCTCAAGATCGCGATGGGCCAGCATGCGCGCTCCACGCGCTACCTCGAGGCCGTGGCCGCGGGCCACCAGCGCCACGACCTCGACGGCAACCCGGTCGAGCCGGTCGCGCCCGAGCATGTGCACCACGCGATCCTCGAACTGCACCGCCGCCGCTCGCAGCGCACCGGCGAGGACCTGCGGCCGCAGCTCGTGACGCGCATCGCGCGCGCAATCGAGGCCTCGGGCCTGGATCGCGAGGCCTACGCCGTGCTCGTGCGCTCGCGCGACGAGAAGGCCAATGCCGTGGTCGACGAGGCGCTGGCCGAGCTGGCTGCCCAGGCCGCCAAGCGCGAGGCGCTGCTGCGCGCCTTCGAGGCCAGCGGCCGCAGTGAGCAGGAGTTCGCCGACATGTACGGCATGAAGCCCGGCGAGGTCACGCGCACGCTGCAGCGCGCTCGCAAGGAGCGCGAAGCGGCCGCGGCACCGGCGGCAGCGCCCGAGGCACCGGCACCGGCGGCCGAGGACGCCGCGCAATAA
- a CDS encoding flavin reductase family protein: MQDDERFHFYEPARGHGLPHDPFNAIVGPRPIGWISSRDAAGVLNLAPYSFFNGFNYTPPIVGFASIGAKDSLRNIRETGEFGWNLATRALAEPMNQSCATVPPEVDEFALAGLTPAPSRCIAAPRVAESPVSFECRLTQIVQLQAADGRAVETWLVLGEVVGVHIARTLLREGIYDTAAARPILRGGGPADYFEIGPDNLFKMYRPR; this comes from the coding sequence ATGCAGGACGACGAGCGCTTCCACTTCTACGAGCCCGCGCGCGGCCACGGCCTGCCGCACGATCCCTTCAATGCGATCGTCGGTCCGCGGCCGATCGGCTGGATCTCCTCGCGCGACGCGGCGGGCGTGCTCAACCTCGCGCCCTACAGCTTCTTCAACGGCTTCAACTACACGCCGCCGATCGTGGGCTTCGCGAGCATCGGCGCCAAGGACAGCCTGCGCAACATCCGCGAGACCGGCGAGTTCGGCTGGAACCTCGCGACGCGCGCGCTCGCCGAGCCGATGAACCAGAGCTGCGCCACGGTGCCGCCCGAGGTCGACGAGTTCGCGCTCGCGGGCCTCACGCCCGCGCCTTCGCGCTGCATCGCGGCCCCGCGCGTGGCCGAAAGCCCGGTGTCCTTCGAATGCCGGCTGACCCAGATCGTGCAGCTGCAGGCCGCCGACGGCCGCGCCGTCGAGACCTGGCTGGTGCTCGGCGAGGTGGTGGGCGTGCACATCGCGCGAACGCTGCTGCGCGAGGGCATCTACGACACCGCCGCGGCGCGGCCGATCCTGCGCGGCGGCGGCCCGGCCGACTACTTCGAGATCGGGCCCGACAATCTGTTCAAGATGTACCGGCCGCGCTGA
- a CDS encoding NAD(P)/FAD-dependent oxidoreductase, with protein MLRISELKLPLDHASEALPALIARTLDLPIEAIASHTVYKRSFDARKAELLTVYICDVQLADDATEAGLLARHAANPHVQPAPDMRYLPPVHAPEGAPRPVVIGFGPCGIFAALMLAKMGFRPIVLERGKTVRQRTRDTWGLWRKSTLNPESNVQFGEGGAGTFSDGKLYSQIKDPRFLGRKVMEEFVKAGAPPEILYVAHPHIGTFKLVKVVENIREQIVALGGEIRFEQRVTDVHIENGHLRGLTVRDQATGLSSELRADHVVMALGHSSRDTFAMLHARGVHIEAKPFSIGFRVEHPQGLIDRARWGRHAGDPLLGAADYKLVHHASNGRSVYSFCMCPGGTVVAATSEPGRVVTNGMSQYSRNERNANAGIVVGIDPRDFPGWENGAQGDALAGIALQRQLESNAFVLGGGDYRAPGQLVGDFIAGRPSTALGSVLPSYKPGVTPGDLHQALPAYAIEAMREAFPAFGRKIKGFDLHDAVLTGVETRTSSPIRITRGDDFQSLNVRGLYPAGEGASYAGGILSAGVDGIKVAEAVARSLQAEAERQRAAAH; from the coding sequence ATGCTGAGAATCTCCGAACTCAAACTCCCGCTCGACCACGCGTCCGAGGCGCTGCCTGCGCTGATCGCCAGGACGCTCGACCTTCCCATCGAGGCGATCGCCTCCCACACGGTCTACAAGCGCAGCTTCGATGCGCGCAAGGCCGAGCTGCTCACGGTCTACATCTGCGACGTGCAGCTCGCCGACGACGCGACCGAGGCCGGCCTGCTCGCCAGGCATGCCGCCAACCCGCACGTCCAGCCCGCACCCGACATGCGTTACCTGCCGCCGGTGCACGCGCCCGAGGGCGCGCCGCGGCCCGTGGTGATCGGCTTCGGGCCCTGCGGCATCTTCGCCGCGCTGATGCTCGCGAAGATGGGCTTCCGCCCGATCGTGCTCGAACGCGGCAAGACGGTGCGTCAGCGCACCCGCGACACCTGGGGCCTGTGGCGCAAGAGCACGCTGAACCCCGAGTCGAACGTGCAGTTCGGCGAAGGCGGCGCCGGCACCTTCTCGGACGGCAAGCTCTACAGCCAGATCAAGGACCCGCGCTTCCTCGGCCGCAAGGTGATGGAGGAATTCGTGAAGGCCGGCGCGCCGCCCGAGATCCTCTACGTCGCGCATCCCCACATCGGCACCTTCAAGCTCGTGAAGGTGGTCGAGAACATCCGCGAGCAGATCGTGGCGCTCGGCGGCGAGATCCGCTTCGAGCAGCGCGTGACCGACGTGCACATCGAAAACGGACACCTGCGCGGCCTGACCGTGCGCGACCAGGCCACGGGCCTTTCGAGCGAGCTGCGCGCCGACCACGTGGTGATGGCGCTCGGCCACAGCTCGCGCGACACCTTCGCGATGCTGCATGCGCGTGGCGTGCACATCGAGGCCAAGCCCTTCTCCATCGGCTTCCGCGTCGAGCATCCGCAGGGCCTGATCGACCGCGCGCGCTGGGGCCGCCATGCGGGCGATCCGCTGCTCGGCGCGGCCGACTACAAGCTGGTGCATCACGCGAGCAACGGCCGCTCGGTCTACAGCTTCTGCATGTGCCCCGGCGGCACGGTGGTGGCCGCCACCAGCGAGCCGGGCCGCGTGGTCACCAACGGCATGAGCCAGTACTCGCGCAACGAGCGCAACGCCAATGCCGGCATCGTGGTGGGCATCGACCCGCGCGACTTCCCGGGCTGGGAGAACGGCGCCCAGGGCGACGCGCTCGCGGGCATCGCGCTGCAGCGCCAGCTCGAGAGCAACGCCTTCGTGCTCGGCGGCGGCGACTACCGCGCGCCGGGCCAGCTGGTGGGCGACTTCATCGCCGGCCGGCCCTCGACCGCGCTCGGCAGCGTGCTGCCCTCGTACAAGCCCGGCGTGACGCCCGGCGACCTGCACCAGGCACTGCCGGCCTATGCCATCGAGGCGATGCGCGAGGCCTTCCCCGCCTTCGGCCGCAAGATCAAGGGCTTCGACCTGCACGATGCGGTGCTCACGGGCGTGGAGACGCGCACCTCGTCGCCGATCCGCATCACGCGTGGCGACGACTTCCAGAGCCTCAACGTGCGCGGCCTCTACCCGGCCGGCGAAGGCGCGAGCTACGCGGGCGGCATCCTCTCGGCCGGCGTGGACGGCATCAAGGTCGCCGAAGCCGTGGCGCGCAGCCTGCAGGCCGAGGCCGAGCGGCAGCGCGCCGCCGCGCACTGA
- the cysK gene encoding cysteine synthase A: MKAQNILQTIGNTPHVRINRLFGHAKQQVWIKSERANPGGSIKDRIALAMVEDAERSGALQPGGTIVEPTSGNTGIGLAMVAAVKGYKLILVMPDSMSLERRRLMLAYGATFDLTPRAGGMKASIARAEEIVAGTPGAWMPQQFNNPANVDVHVRTTAEEIAADFPEGIDVLITGVGTGGHITGVAKVLKKKWPKLQVFAVEPVASPVISGGQPSPHPIQGIGAGFIPKNLDTSLLDGVLQVDAEPAREMARRCAVEEGMLVGISSGATLAAIAQKLPSLPADAVVLGFNYDTGERYLSVEGFLPG; encoded by the coding sequence ATGAAGGCCCAGAACATCCTCCAGACCATCGGCAACACCCCGCACGTGCGCATCAACCGCCTGTTCGGCCATGCGAAGCAGCAGGTGTGGATCAAGTCCGAGCGCGCCAATCCGGGCGGCTCGATCAAGGACCGCATCGCGCTCGCGATGGTGGAGGACGCCGAGCGCTCCGGCGCGCTCCAGCCCGGCGGCACGATCGTCGAGCCGACCTCGGGCAACACCGGCATCGGCCTTGCGATGGTCGCGGCGGTCAAGGGCTACAAGCTGATCCTCGTGATGCCCGACAGCATGTCGCTCGAGCGCCGCCGGCTGATGCTGGCCTACGGCGCCACCTTCGACCTGACGCCGCGCGCGGGCGGCATGAAGGCCTCGATCGCGCGCGCCGAGGAGATCGTCGCCGGCACGCCCGGCGCGTGGATGCCGCAGCAGTTCAACAACCCCGCCAACGTCGACGTGCACGTGCGCACCACGGCCGAGGAGATCGCGGCCGACTTCCCCGAAGGCATCGACGTGCTGATCACCGGCGTGGGCACCGGCGGCCACATCACGGGCGTGGCGAAGGTGCTCAAGAAGAAGTGGCCGAAGCTGCAGGTGTTCGCGGTCGAGCCGGTGGCCTCGCCCGTGATCTCGGGCGGCCAGCCCTCGCCGCATCCGATCCAGGGCATCGGCGCGGGCTTCATCCCGAAGAACCTCGACACCTCGCTGCTCGACGGCGTGCTGCAGGTCGACGCCGAGCCGGCACGCGAGATGGCCCGCCGCTGCGCGGTCGAGGAAGGCATGCTCGTGGGCATCTCCTCGGGCGCCACGCTCGCGGCCATCGCGCAGAAGCTGCCTTCGCTGCCGGCCGACGCGGTGGTGCTCGGCTTCAACTACGACACGGGCGAGCGCTATCTCTCGGTCGAGGGCTTCCTTCCCGGTTGA
- a CDS encoding shikimate kinase, translating to MKLIFIHGPVASGKLTVARALGALTGFAVFHNHLVVDAVGAVFPFGSESFVKLREQMWLATMREAAAVGRSTIFTFAPEPTVAADFPRRAVEAVAAGGGSTHFVRLTISRAGQERRIDTASRAEFGKLRSLELLRRLRDDFERAERAMPPGELVIDTEAVEPQEAARDIARVLAL from the coding sequence ATGAAGCTGATATTCATCCACGGGCCGGTTGCCTCCGGCAAGCTGACGGTCGCGCGGGCGCTGGGGGCGCTCACGGGCTTCGCCGTCTTCCACAACCATCTGGTCGTCGATGCGGTCGGCGCGGTGTTCCCGTTCGGTTCCGAAAGCTTCGTGAAGCTGCGCGAACAGATGTGGCTCGCGACGATGCGCGAAGCGGCCGCCGTCGGGCGCTCGACGATCTTCACCTTCGCGCCGGAGCCGACCGTGGCGGCCGATTTCCCGCGGCGCGCGGTCGAGGCCGTCGCAGCCGGGGGCGGCAGCACCCACTTCGTTCGGCTGACGATCTCGCGCGCCGGACAGGAGCGGCGCATCGACACCGCGAGCCGGGCCGAGTTCGGCAAGCTGCGCTCGCTGGAACTGCTGCGCCGGCTCCGCGACGATTTCGAGCGCGCCGAACGCGCGATGCCGCCCGGCGAGCTGGTGATCGACACCGAAGCCGTCGAGCCGCAGGAGGCGGCGCGCGACATTGCGCGCGTGCTCGCGCTGTAG
- a CDS encoding S4 domain-containing protein, with amino-acid sequence MSGTSGDTEGVRLAKRVAALAGCSRREAELLIENGAVRVDGAPALLPQSRVLAHQQVEIEAGARPEPVVPVTLLLHKPAGMPTDGAHQLLLAANHHEPERAGLRFLPAHARAQRCMTPLEAGASGLVVYTQEWRIERKLQEDAGILEHEVMVDVAGPVGPEQLARFERSPARVSIGRQADDRTGLRFAIKGPRPGQIAHLCDQAGLRILAMRRIRIGRVPLAGLLPGQWRYLSPHERF; translated from the coding sequence ATGAGCGGCACCTCCGGGGATACCGAAGGCGTGCGGCTGGCCAAGCGCGTGGCCGCGCTGGCGGGCTGTTCGCGCCGCGAGGCCGAGCTGCTGATCGAGAACGGCGCGGTGCGGGTCGACGGCGCGCCGGCGCTGCTGCCGCAGTCGCGCGTGCTGGCGCACCAGCAGGTCGAGATCGAGGCCGGCGCCAGGCCGGAGCCAGTGGTGCCCGTCACGCTGCTGCTGCACAAGCCCGCCGGCATGCCGACCGACGGCGCGCACCAGCTGCTGCTCGCCGCCAACCACCACGAGCCCGAGCGTGCGGGCCTGCGCTTCCTGCCCGCGCATGCGCGGGCGCAGCGCTGCATGACGCCGCTCGAAGCCGGCGCGAGCGGACTGGTCGTCTACACGCAGGAATGGCGCATCGAGCGCAAGCTGCAGGAAGACGCAGGCATCCTCGAGCACGAGGTGATGGTCGACGTGGCCGGCCCCGTCGGCCCCGAGCAGCTCGCGCGCTTCGAGCGCTCGCCCGCGCGCGTGAGCATCGGCCGCCAGGCCGACGACCGCACCGGCCTGCGCTTCGCGATCAAGGGCCCGCGGCCGGGCCAGATCGCGCACCTGTGCGACCAGGCCGGGCTGCGCATCCTCGCGATGCGCCGCATCCGCATCGGCCGCGTGCCGCTGGCCGGGCTGCTGCCCGGGCAATGGCGCTACCTGTCGCCGCACGAACGTTTCTGA